One genomic segment of Virgibacillus doumboii includes these proteins:
- a CDS encoding helix-turn-helix transcriptional regulator, whose protein sequence is MELSNRQEQIIQIVKENGPITGEHIADHLSLTRATLRPDLAILTMAGFLDARPRVGYFYTGKTGSELLTEKIKKFKVHEYQSVPIVVKEDASVYDAISTMFLEDVGTLFVVNSNSLLTGVLSRKDLLRASIGKQDLDAIPVHIIMTRMPNITVCYREDLMIDAAKKMIDKQIDGLPVLKDPEKEPEIVGRITKTTITKAFVELIMDEH, encoded by the coding sequence GTGGAGTTATCGAACAGACAGGAGCAAATAATTCAAATCGTGAAGGAAAATGGTCCGATAACCGGAGAGCATATCGCAGATCATTTAAGTCTTACAAGGGCGACGTTACGTCCGGACCTGGCAATACTGACTATGGCCGGATTTTTGGATGCCCGTCCAAGAGTTGGTTATTTTTATACTGGTAAGACCGGTTCGGAACTGCTGACAGAAAAGATAAAAAAGTTTAAAGTGCATGAATATCAGTCTGTACCAATTGTGGTAAAAGAAGATGCGTCCGTCTATGATGCCATTTCAACAATGTTTTTAGAAGATGTGGGAACTCTCTTTGTCGTGAACAGCAACTCCTTGCTGACGGGGGTTCTGTCACGAAAAGACTTATTAAGGGCAAGTATTGGAAAGCAGGATTTAGATGCTATTCCAGTACATATTATTATGACCAGGATGCCTAATATCACCGTATGTTACCGGGAAGATTTAATGATAGATGCGGCAAAAAAAATGATAGACAAGCAAATTGATGGGTTGCCTGTGTTAAAAGACCCGGAAAAAGAACCTGAAATTGTAGGGCGGATAACAAAAACTACGATTACCAAAGCGTTTGTTGAATTAATAATGGATGAGCATTGA
- the recO gene encoding DNA repair protein RecO — MLEKMEGIVIKTQDYSESHKIVTLYSNKLGKISALARGAKKPKSRMAAVTQPFILGEFFVYVNSGLSTIQQGDVIDSLRFIREDIIKTAYAAYVVELTDKLTDSRIPNKYLFDQLYQTLCWIGEHNEADIPIMMFELKLFATAGFAPGLDRCVNCGNKESAFSFSIAEGGLICSRCKQIDPESIVLPDKIAKLLNIFANIELERIGTISVKPENKKLLRQLIDAYYDQYGGYFLKSKRFLDQMDKLK, encoded by the coding sequence TTGCTCGAAAAAATGGAAGGTATTGTCATTAAAACGCAAGATTACAGTGAATCACATAAAATAGTTACACTTTACAGCAACAAGCTTGGAAAAATCTCTGCACTTGCCAGAGGTGCCAAGAAACCAAAAAGCAGAATGGCTGCGGTTACGCAGCCATTCATCCTTGGTGAATTCTTTGTTTATGTTAATTCGGGGCTAAGTACCATACAACAAGGTGACGTAATTGACTCGCTTCGTTTCATACGGGAAGATATTATAAAGACTGCATATGCGGCGTACGTAGTTGAACTCACCGATAAATTAACTGATTCACGTATACCAAATAAATATCTTTTTGATCAGCTTTATCAGACTTTATGCTGGATAGGAGAACATAATGAAGCAGATATTCCAATCATGATGTTTGAGTTAAAACTGTTTGCAACAGCTGGATTTGCTCCGGGGTTGGACAGATGCGTGAATTGCGGAAATAAGGAATCTGCATTCTCCTTTTCAATTGCAGAAGGTGGGTTGATCTGTTCGAGATGTAAGCAAATAGACCCCGAATCAATTGTACTGCCTGACAAGATAGCAAAACTATTGAACATATTCGCAAATATCGAACTTGAGCGGATCGGAACCATTTCAGTAAAACCTGAAAATAAAAAATTACTTCGTCAGCTTATTGATGCCTATTATGATCAATATGGCGGCTATTTTCTGAAATCCAAACGTTTTTTGGATCAAATGGATAAACTTAAATAG
- a CDS encoding YqzL family protein produces MIDFTWRLFSQTGNIETYLLLKELEQGKGNSGDGTEQEGEEVSSFDTNL; encoded by the coding sequence GTGATCGACTTTACCTGGAGATTATTTAGTCAAACAGGAAACATTGAAACCTATTTGTTATTGAAAGAGTTAGAACAAGGTAAAGGAAATTCAGGTGATGGAACAGAACAAGAAGGTGAAGAGGTATCATCATTTGACACAAATTTATAG
- the glyS gene encoding glycine--tRNA ligase subunit beta encodes MAEDVLIEIGLEELPARFVDTAESQLISMTKDWLDELRISYDSITSYSTPRRLAVLIKDIAEKQTSFEEEVKGPAEKIAKDDQGNWSKAAIGFTKGQGKTVDDIYMKDLKGTNYIYVKKQIVGKETAEMLPSFGSIIESIQFPKNMRWAEQTLRYARPIRWMLALYGEQVIPFEVAGVETGNFTYGHRFLGDKIVLSSPEKYQDVLKDNYVIADPNEREHLIVDGIKKLEEEHGYYIPVDDGLLNEVRNLVEYPAVFVGSFEQSFLKLPPEVLITSMKEHQRYFPVKSKEGKLLPYFVGVRNGDNNAIQTVIKGNEKVLHARLSDAQFFFEEDQKHSIDYYLEKLERVVFQVKLGTISDKVNRIVQLTSQLAKQLDLENQTTDRAVRAAKICKFDLPTNMVDEFTELQGIIGETYAVNFGEDKAVAKAVAEHYMPIQSDGRLPNSIEGAIVSIADKLDTIVGCISVGLTPTGSHDPYGLRRQAAGVLRILKEHEWDIAVESLLDMTQALFQKQEIEQDDQDKTRAELDQFFMLRATFILKEMKIEQDVIQSVLHRELGVVSYTAAKAKVLSQKRNDHAFKSAQEALVRVLNLAGKTELTDVDPAFFETDSEKELFETYLITKDAYKDANERQQAEVALAQLENLAQPIHNFFDHNMVMADTETIRNNRLSLVNNLAALITDYADLSMIEWKQQF; translated from the coding sequence ATGGCTGAAGATGTATTAATTGAAATAGGACTTGAAGAACTGCCTGCACGTTTTGTGGATACCGCAGAAAGTCAGCTGATAAGTATGACGAAGGATTGGCTCGATGAATTACGGATTTCATATGATTCTATTACTTCATATTCCACGCCTAGACGACTTGCTGTTTTAATAAAAGATATCGCAGAAAAACAGACTTCATTTGAAGAGGAAGTAAAGGGCCCCGCTGAGAAAATTGCCAAGGATGATCAGGGGAATTGGTCGAAAGCGGCAATTGGCTTTACAAAAGGTCAGGGCAAGACAGTTGACGATATTTATATGAAGGATTTAAAAGGCACAAATTATATTTATGTGAAAAAACAGATTGTAGGGAAAGAAACAGCTGAAATGCTCCCATCATTTGGCTCTATCATTGAGTCGATTCAATTCCCGAAAAATATGCGCTGGGCTGAACAAACATTACGCTATGCCCGGCCAATTCGCTGGATGCTTGCACTATATGGTGAACAAGTTATTCCGTTCGAAGTAGCCGGAGTAGAAACAGGCAATTTCACGTATGGGCACCGGTTTTTAGGTGACAAGATTGTTTTGAGTTCACCGGAGAAATACCAGGATGTATTGAAAGACAATTATGTTATTGCTGATCCGAATGAGCGTGAACATTTGATAGTAGATGGAATTAAGAAGCTTGAAGAGGAGCATGGATATTATATCCCAGTAGATGACGGCCTGTTAAATGAAGTACGTAATCTCGTGGAATATCCAGCTGTTTTTGTTGGTTCTTTTGAACAATCATTTTTAAAGCTTCCACCTGAAGTGTTAATTACATCGATGAAAGAACATCAGCGATACTTTCCGGTAAAGTCGAAAGAAGGAAAGTTACTTCCTTATTTTGTTGGCGTTCGAAATGGTGATAATAACGCAATTCAAACTGTAATTAAGGGTAATGAAAAAGTACTTCATGCACGCTTATCAGATGCACAATTCTTCTTTGAAGAAGATCAGAAGCATTCGATTGATTACTACCTGGAGAAATTGGAGCGGGTTGTTTTTCAGGTGAAACTAGGGACAATAAGCGATAAAGTGAATCGAATTGTTCAGCTTACAAGTCAATTGGCAAAACAGTTGGATCTTGAGAATCAAACAACAGACAGGGCAGTCAGAGCGGCAAAGATCTGCAAATTTGATCTCCCTACAAATATGGTAGATGAATTTACTGAGCTTCAAGGGATAATTGGGGAAACATATGCAGTCAATTTTGGTGAGGATAAAGCAGTGGCCAAAGCAGTTGCCGAACATTATATGCCAATCCAATCAGATGGACGGCTTCCGAATTCTATTGAAGGAGCTATCGTAAGTATTGCTGATAAACTGGATACAATCGTCGGGTGTATTTCAGTGGGATTAACACCAACTGGTTCCCATGATCCTTATGGGTTAAGACGACAGGCTGCCGGTGTTTTAAGAATCCTCAAGGAACACGAATGGGACATTGCCGTTGAGTCATTGCTGGATATGACGCAAGCTCTATTTCAGAAGCAGGAAATTGAACAGGATGATCAGGATAAAACGAGAGCGGAATTAGATCAATTCTTCATGCTGCGTGCTACATTTATTCTGAAGGAAATGAAAATTGAACAGGATGTTATTCAATCAGTTCTGCACAGGGAACTGGGTGTTGTTTCCTACACAGCAGCTAAAGCAAAAGTTTTATCACAAAAGCGAAATGATCATGCGTTTAAATCTGCCCAGGAGGCACTTGTCCGTGTGCTTAATTTGGCCGGGAAAACAGAATTGACGGATGTTGATCCGGCGTTTTTTGAAACAGATTCTGAAAAAGAACTTTTTGAGACATATCTGATAACAAAAGACGCATATAAAGATGCTAATGAAAGACAGCAGGCTGAAGTTGCCCTTGCTCAATTAGAGAATCTTGCACAACCGATTCACAACTTCTTTGATCATAATATGGTTATGGCAGATACGGAGACAATTCGTAACAATCGACTATCCCTGGTAAACAATTTAGCAGCATTGATTACTGACTATGCTGATTTGTCAATGATCGAATGGAAGCAGCAGTTTTGA
- the glyQ gene encoding glycine--tRNA ligase subunit alpha has protein sequence MTIQEMILTLQKHWSEQNCILMQAYDVEKGAGTMSPMTLLRSLGPEPWNVAYVEPSRRPADGRYGQNPNRLYQHHQFQVIMKPSPDNIQDLYLDSLKALGINPLEHDIRFVEDNWENPTLGAAGLGWEVWLDGMEITQFTYFQQIGGLEANPVAVEITYGIERLASYIQDKENVFNLEWTDGVTVKDIFLQPEYEHSKYTFEESNTDMLFQLFSMYENEAKLTMEKGLVFPAYDYVLKCSHTFNLLDAKGVISVTERTGYISRIRNLARSIAKAYVDERERLGFPMLKKEAE, from the coding sequence ATGACTATTCAGGAAATGATTTTAACGCTGCAAAAGCATTGGTCAGAACAAAATTGTATTTTAATGCAGGCATATGACGTTGAGAAGGGGGCAGGAACAATGTCTCCGATGACTTTGCTCAGAAGTCTCGGACCGGAACCATGGAATGTTGCGTACGTTGAACCTTCAAGAAGGCCGGCTGATGGGCGATACGGGCAAAATCCCAACCGACTTTATCAGCATCACCAATTTCAGGTAATTATGAAACCTTCCCCGGACAACATACAGGATTTGTACTTGGATTCACTGAAGGCACTAGGAATAAATCCATTGGAACATGATATCCGGTTTGTGGAAGATAATTGGGAAAACCCTACACTGGGTGCTGCTGGTTTAGGTTGGGAAGTTTGGCTTGATGGAATGGAAATAACCCAATTTACCTATTTTCAGCAAATCGGAGGACTGGAGGCAAATCCGGTTGCTGTTGAAATAACATACGGTATTGAGCGTTTAGCTTCTTATATTCAGGATAAGGAAAACGTTTTTAATCTGGAATGGACTGACGGTGTAACAGTTAAAGATATTTTCCTGCAACCAGAATATGAGCATTCCAAATACACATTTGAAGAGTCAAATACGGATATGTTGTTTCAATTATTTTCAATGTACGAAAATGAAGCGAAGCTAACAATGGAAAAAGGTTTGGTATTTCCGGCATATGATTATGTTCTGAAATGTTCACATACATTTAATTTGCTTGATGCGAAAGGTGTTATTTCAGTTACCGAGCGAACAGGGTATATATCCAGGATTCGTAATCTGGCAAGAAGTATTGCTAAAGCATATGTGGATGAACGTGAACGGCTGGGTTTCCCAATGCTTAAGAAGGAGGCGGAATAA
- the ybeY gene encoding rRNA maturation RNase YbeY encodes MHIDFHDETKSVPHDYVDLLQRLLIFTAEKEAVSREAEVSVNFVSNKEIQEINRNYRQQNKVTDVISFAMQEKADDELDIVGEDLPLVLGDIVISVDKAKEQAEEYNHSLERELGFLTVHGFLHLLGYDHMKKEDEVEMFQRQEEILGEFGIER; translated from the coding sequence ATGCATATCGATTTTCATGATGAAACAAAATCTGTTCCGCACGATTATGTTGACTTGCTGCAGCGTCTGCTTATTTTCACAGCAGAGAAAGAAGCAGTCTCAAGGGAGGCTGAAGTATCTGTGAATTTTGTAAGTAATAAAGAAATACAGGAAATTAATCGCAACTATCGTCAGCAGAATAAGGTTACAGATGTTATTTCGTTTGCTATGCAGGAAAAAGCTGATGATGAATTGGATATTGTTGGTGAAGACCTTCCATTAGTTCTTGGTGATATTGTTATTTCCGTCGATAAGGCTAAGGAGCAGGCAGAAGAATATAACCATTCGCTTGAAAGGGAATTAGGATTTCTCACAGTTCACGGTTTTCTGCATTTACTTGGTTATGACCATATGAAGAAAGAAGATGAAGTTGAAATGTTTCAACGGCAGGAAGAAATTCTTGGAGAATTTGGCATTGAACGATAA
- a CDS encoding diacylglycerol kinase family protein, with amino-acid sequence MNDKKSKRSIGFSYAWNGLREVLKTEQNVKNHFMAVPFVIVAGVIFQIALVEWAVIILTIGFVIVTEMLNTAIERLIDYVKPEIHPLAGVIKDISAGAVLLSAIISVIVGLIIFLPELYELF; translated from the coding sequence TTGAACGATAAAAAAAGTAAACGGTCAATTGGATTTTCCTACGCATGGAATGGTTTGAGGGAAGTTTTGAAAACCGAGCAAAATGTTAAGAATCATTTTATGGCAGTTCCTTTCGTTATTGTGGCAGGGGTTATTTTTCAAATCGCTCTGGTAGAGTGGGCTGTAATTATACTTACAATCGGATTCGTCATCGTTACAGAGATGTTAAATACAGCTATAGAAAGACTGATTGATTATGTGAAGCCGGAAATTCATCCGCTTGCTGGAGTAATAAAGGATATTTCTGCAGGAGCAGTTTTACTGTCTGCAATCATTTCAGTAATAGTAGGATTGATTATTTTCCTGCCAGAACTATATGAATTATTTTAG
- the era gene encoding GTPase Era produces the protein MDNTFKSGFIAIIGRPNVGKSTFMNKVIGQKIAIMSDKAQTTRNKIQGVLTQEDSQFVFIDTPGIHKPKHRLGDFMVRIAENTLNEVDAILFMINAKEGYGKGDQYIIDHLQQTKRPVFLVINKIDLVHPDELLPLIEQYKDKYNFKEVIPVSALQGNNVTHLLDVLKAYIPEGPQYYPEDQITDHPERFIISELVREKALELTREEVPHSIMVVIENIEERESNAVFIQATIVTERKTQKGILIGKHGSMLKNIGKNARKDIEALLGSKVYLELWVKVQKDWRNKESQLREFGYRSDEY, from the coding sequence ATGGATAACACATTCAAATCAGGTTTTATCGCAATCATAGGCAGACCAAACGTTGGAAAGTCTACATTTATGAACAAAGTAATAGGGCAAAAAATTGCAATAATGAGTGATAAAGCACAAACCACCCGAAATAAGATTCAAGGTGTTTTAACCCAGGAAGATTCACAATTTGTATTTATCGATACTCCGGGAATTCATAAGCCCAAACACCGTCTGGGCGATTTCATGGTAAGAATTGCTGAAAATACGTTAAATGAAGTAGATGCAATATTATTTATGATAAATGCAAAAGAAGGATATGGAAAAGGCGATCAGTATATTATAGATCACCTGCAGCAAACAAAACGTCCGGTTTTTTTAGTGATTAATAAAATAGACCTGGTTCATCCGGATGAATTGCTTCCTTTGATTGAACAATATAAAGACAAATATAATTTTAAGGAAGTCATCCCTGTATCAGCACTTCAGGGAAATAATGTCACACATTTACTGGATGTTCTGAAAGCATATATTCCCGAAGGACCACAATATTATCCGGAAGATCAAATTACCGATCATCCCGAACGGTTTATCATTAGTGAATTAGTCCGGGAAAAAGCACTGGAGTTAACGAGAGAGGAAGTTCCGCATTCGATTATGGTCGTAATTGAAAATATTGAAGAACGGGAATCAAATGCGGTTTTTATTCAAGCGACAATCGTTACCGAACGAAAAACCCAAAAAGGAATTCTTATCGGAAAACACGGGAGTATGCTAAAAAATATTGGCAAGAACGCTCGTAAAGATATAGAAGCATTACTGGGATCAAAAGTATATCTGGAACTTTGGGTGAAAGTTCAAAAAGACTGGCGTAATAAAGAATCCCAGCTCCGTGAATTCGGCTACCGCAGTGATGAATATTAA
- a CDS encoding HD family phosphohydrolase: MNKLFHSIVNSLLKIRTKWITIILPVTVLGVFFFLVTFNNVYTETYDIERFTSVNETIRSPITIENEEETKRKTRETVQSVEDRYNISSEITTEQVAYVEEIFDAIKKMERVSKGSVPESVEENTPEELTNQEKVQRLNQILSTEITEEVNDGILYEMVEAQSKARAKGKELFITSLNKVLENGVRVENIQSAKTEVEQSIKYSNLDSSIKEPLIKLTDFAVVENSFFDVEKTMDARKEAASNVEPVIIRAGETIIREGQTITNEIYEELKLVGLLDNERNVFPVIGLVLLILLTITVIAYEMNTVAKNNSLDRGKIISILLISFIVVALMKTVSLYTSAANQLFFAVPAATGALLIKQLLNERFAIVLSILYAILGSIIFNGQIPGSLNVEAGIYFFFSQMAGIIFLANVKDRLAILKSGIGMTIVNITAVLLFLFLSFEKYTLSEILLHSGFGIISAFLSAVLTIGLLPFFETGLGILSDIKLLSLASPNQPLLRKILTESPGTYHHSVMVANLSETACEAIGANGLLARVGAYYHDIGKTVRPHYFIENQLAIKNPHDIIEPTQSADIIISHPYDGADMLKKHKLPKEIVQIAMQHHGTTLLKYFYYKEKENNRNVREEDFRYPGPKPQTKEAAIICICDSVEAAVRSLKEPTEEKIEEIVASIVNDRLMDGQLNECPLTLSELEKVQKTICETLKGIFHSRIQYPMKEAK; the protein is encoded by the coding sequence GTGAATAAACTATTCCATAGTATTGTGAACTCATTACTTAAGATTCGGACTAAATGGATAACAATTATTTTGCCTGTTACAGTTTTAGGTGTCTTCTTTTTCCTTGTAACATTTAATAATGTTTATACAGAAACGTATGATATCGAACGGTTCACCAGTGTCAACGAGACAATACGCTCACCGATCACTATAGAAAATGAAGAGGAAACAAAACGAAAAACACGTGAAACAGTCCAGTCAGTTGAAGACAGATATAATATATCATCTGAAATTACTACAGAACAGGTTGCATATGTGGAGGAAATATTTGATGCAATCAAAAAAATGGAACGAGTAAGCAAGGGAAGTGTTCCGGAGTCTGTAGAAGAGAACACACCAGAAGAACTCACAAATCAGGAGAAGGTACAGCGTCTGAATCAAATATTGTCAACTGAGATTACAGAAGAAGTAAATGACGGTATTTTGTATGAAATGGTGGAAGCACAGTCAAAAGCACGAGCAAAAGGAAAAGAACTGTTTATTACATCATTGAATAAAGTATTGGAGAATGGTGTTAGGGTTGAAAATATTCAGAGTGCCAAAACAGAAGTGGAACAAAGCATAAAGTACTCTAATTTGGACAGCAGCATAAAGGAACCATTAATTAAATTAACTGATTTTGCAGTTGTGGAGAATTCATTCTTTGATGTTGAAAAAACGATGGATGCCCGTAAAGAAGCTGCCAGTAATGTGGAACCAGTTATTATCCGTGCGGGAGAAACCATCATCAGGGAAGGGCAGACAATTACCAATGAAATTTATGAGGAGTTGAAACTTGTCGGGCTGCTTGACAATGAACGGAATGTTTTTCCCGTTATTGGATTAGTCTTATTGATACTATTAACAATTACTGTTATCGCTTATGAGATGAACACTGTTGCAAAAAACAACAGCCTCGATAGGGGTAAAATCATTTCGATTTTATTAATCAGCTTTATAGTTGTTGCACTGATGAAAACAGTAAGCTTGTATACATCAGCAGCTAACCAGTTGTTTTTTGCAGTACCGGCAGCAACAGGGGCGTTGTTGATTAAACAATTACTCAATGAGCGATTCGCTATCGTGCTTTCTATTTTATATGCCATTTTGGGAAGTATTATTTTCAACGGTCAAATTCCAGGTTCGTTAAATGTTGAAGCAGGAATTTATTTCTTTTTCTCGCAAATGGCCGGTATTATCTTTTTAGCCAATGTGAAGGATCGGCTGGCAATATTAAAATCCGGTATAGGAATGACTATTGTAAACATTACTGCTGTATTATTATTCTTATTTCTTTCGTTCGAAAAATATACCTTAAGCGAAATATTGCTGCATTCCGGATTTGGAATTATATCTGCATTCTTATCTGCGGTACTAACAATTGGTTTGTTACCTTTTTTTGAGACGGGATTAGGTATTCTGTCAGATATTAAATTACTTTCTCTGGCAAGTCCGAATCAGCCATTACTCCGAAAAATATTGACTGAATCACCTGGTACATATCACCATTCAGTAATGGTTGCCAACTTGAGTGAGACAGCATGTGAAGCAATTGGAGCAAATGGCCTTTTGGCACGGGTAGGGGCTTATTATCATGATATTGGAAAAACGGTACGGCCACATTACTTTATTGAAAATCAATTAGCGATAAAAAACCCGCATGATATAATTGAACCAACGCAAAGTGCCGATATCATTATCAGTCATCCATATGACGGGGCTGATATGCTTAAAAAACATAAATTACCAAAAGAGATTGTTCAGATTGCTATGCAGCATCATGGAACGACCCTTTTAAAGTATTTTTATTATAAGGAAAAGGAAAATAATCGTAATGTCAGAGAAGAAGATTTCAGATATCCCGGACCAAAGCCACAGACTAAAGAAGCGGCAATTATTTGTATTTGTGATTCTGTTGAAGCAGCTGTAAGATCGCTTAAAGAACCAACAGAGGAAAAGATTGAGGAGATTGTAGCTTCAATTGTCAATGACCGTTTAATGGATGGACAGCTGAATGAATGTCCACTGACGTTAAGTGAACTGGAAAAAGTCCAAAAAACAATTTGCGAAACGCTAAAAGGAATCTTTCACTCGAGAATTCAATATCCTATGAAGGAGGCAAAATAA
- a CDS encoding pyruvate, water dikinase regulatory protein, translating into MGDKSYVYVLSDSVGETAELVIKAGLSQFNNGEYKIQRVPYVEDEKTIDETIQLAQEKEGVIGFTLVDPILRKYLNTKAKEKNIEAIDIMGPMLDAMGRAFDNNPRLEPGLVHKLDEDYFKRVEAIEFAVKYDDGRDPRGIARADIILIGVSRTSKTPLSQYLAHKRLKVANVPIVPEVDPPEELYEVNPDKCIGLRISPEKLYDIRKERLKALGLGDQATYANMERIHQELDYFNKVVEKIGCRVVDVSNKAVEETANVIQHMFRR; encoded by the coding sequence ATGGGGGATAAATCATATGTTTACGTTTTATCTGATTCTGTTGGGGAAACTGCTGAGTTAGTTATTAAAGCAGGTCTTAGTCAATTTAATAATGGGGAATACAAAATTCAGCGCGTACCATACGTTGAGGATGAGAAGACAATTGACGAAACGATTCAACTGGCACAGGAAAAAGAAGGGGTTATAGGTTTTACACTTGTCGATCCGATTTTACGTAAATATCTGAATACAAAAGCAAAAGAAAAAAATATCGAAGCAATCGACATCATGGGTCCGATGCTGGATGCAATGGGACGGGCTTTTGATAATAACCCGCGTCTTGAGCCGGGATTGGTGCATAAATTGGATGAGGATTACTTTAAGCGTGTTGAGGCAATCGAGTTTGCAGTAAAGTATGATGACGGAAGAGACCCTCGGGGGATTGCCCGTGCAGATATTATATTAATCGGTGTTTCGCGCACGTCAAAGACTCCTCTGTCACAATACCTGGCACATAAACGATTAAAAGTTGCCAATGTACCAATTGTTCCTGAAGTTGATCCACCAGAGGAATTATATGAAGTTAATCCGGATAAATGTATCGGTTTACGAATCAGCCCCGAAAAGCTGTATGATATACGTAAAGAAAGGCTAAAGGCATTGGGTCTTGGTGATCAGGCTACTTATGCGAATATGGAAAGAATACATCAGGAGCTTGATTATTTTAATAAAGTAGTTGAAAAAATCGGTTGCAGAGTAGTCGATGTATCAAATAAAGCTGTTGAGGAAACAGCTAACGTAATACAGCACATGTTCAGACGGTAA